A single window of Leishmania panamensis strain MHOM/PA/94/PSC-1 chromosome 35 sequence DNA harbors:
- a CDS encoding hypothetical protein (TriTrypDB/GeneDB-style sysID: LpmP.35.6770), whose protein sequence is MSGGSGAQGHFMIGKGNGPTSFNWHGSVPTVMVDNNFEPNFRHFDFFLENDEVPNAGVVERVFKPDDGESHWNLRTMMNTNVRCTPVLVTSLFGAAFVNFLYTRFLNKTGTAVRWSFWTCYGAMLAWNNFTKFIARERYFQRDFQRNQLYSHDELRQQRDHQRVREALYEKNFVTNPVAEYRIKAWQVAERFA, encoded by the coding sequence atgtccggcggcagcggggctCAGGGCCACTTTATGATTGGCAAGGGGAATGGCCCCACGTCGTTTAACTGGCACGGCTCGGTGCCCACGGTCATGGTAGACAACAACTTCGAGCCCAACTTTCGCCACTTTGACTTCTTCCTGGAGAACGACGAGGTGCCGAACGCGGGGGTTGTCGAGCGTGTGTTTAAGCCAGATGATGGCGAGTCTCACTGGAACCTGCGCACCATGATGAACACGAACGTACGCTGCACCCCGGTGCTTGTCACCAGTCTCTTTGGCGCTGCCTTCGTAAACTTCCTCTACACTCGCTTCCTGAACAAGACCGGCACGGCTGTCCGCTGGTCCTTCTGGACGTGCTATGGCGCGATGCTGGCGTGGAACAACTTCACCAAGTTCATTGCCCGCGAGCGGTACTTCCAACGCGACTTCCAGCGCAACCAGCTGTACTCGCATGATGAGCTacgtcagcagcgcgatCACCAGCGCGTCCGCGAGGCGCTGTACGAGAAAAACTTTGTGACGAACCCCGTCGCAGAGTACCGCATCAAGGCATGGCAAGTCGCGGAGCGTTTTGCGTAA
- a CDS encoding hypothetical protein (TriTrypDB/GeneDB-style sysID: LpmP.35.6780) yields the protein MADASLLQEERIAAQRARIQSKLQGHAGQNESAVGSSSGASSRPAVEQKVLDTRHEMSGVHHANVAAVTNVSAAAEAAESQRRQRVQDVQQRLGQLQERSEADAQQGALNLHFEALYRLAVPHELHAALEEQRKECEAFIGVKEKLISELREQLHQREEEYVGLLKKNKDEVGRLVDTMRTSTDDYLQQYRAKIQDIEKTYELERKAYLDQCAEEVKELVRTRRAREIDYRKQREQKLSDAQQELDERYESGYEDFNNVKREHLSDVHALREELEKSKADYLLNGERLTYNLQVLRERVKENRSAQAKYKKKIVRLQETLATLLARHQDVEKRFQRTNNELTKQLHRLNQQYTDTQVKFAKFESKDKMKYRQLWKLHHDKCQILAQECLQADRVVFEELLQMPWQPPALRYWPREDMGVEAQKDELDERPEEPPDVELSEAAQMLFSILKSQARFLVDSNVHDAIQSLQGTTQEQADVEGILTTLRLNRTSDVEDMLEYFVVENEDETVALVNPQEALKALQAYLTHRAAEEAKAMATKGAEVKSAAASETRTAEKRRAAEREYWRNMAETVPKDHLQVWETLEDGLSQYLAQLQHRKQLISDTDTIRAQNKELKGLIRQYMDSSINYELYAPPRLVTQVMSYPSAHP from the coding sequence ATGGCTGATGCATCgttgctgcaggaggagcgtATTGCCGCGCAGCGGGCACGCATTCAAAGCAAACTGCAAGGGCACGCCGGCCAAAATGAGTCCGCCGTTGGATCGTCGAGCGGCGCATCCTCCCGCCCTGCTGTCGAGCAGAAAGTGTTAGACACTCGCCACGAAATGTCGGGTGTGCACCACGCGAACGTTGCCGCCGTCACCAACGTTagtgctgccgccgaggcggcagagtcgcagcgccgtcagcgtGTGCaggatgtgcagcagcgactcggACAATTGCAGGAACGCAGCGAGGCCGACGCGCAACAGGGTGCGCTGAACTTACATTTCGAGGCGCTCTACCGTCTTGCCGTCCCTCACGAGCTCCATGCAGCcctcgaggagcagcgcaaggAGTGCGAGGCGTTCATTGGCGTGAAGGAGAAACTCATCTCGGAGCTGCGTGAGCAACTGCAccagcgagaagaggagtaCGTTGGTCTGCTCAAGAAGAACAAAGACGAGGTTGGCCGGCTTGTCGACACGATGCGCACTAGCACGGATGACTACCTGCAGCAGTATAGAGCCAAGATTCAGGACATTGAGAAGACGTACGAGTTAGAGCGCAAGGCATACTTAGACCAGTGCGCCGAGGAAGTGAAAGAGCTTGTCAGGACGAGGCGTGCAAGGGAGATCGACTACCGCAAGCAACGTGAGCAGAAGCTGTCAGATGCCCAGCAGGAGCTCGACGAGCGATACGAGTCCGGCTATGAGGACTTCAACAACGTGAAGCGCGAACATCTGTCAGACGTGCACGCGTTGCGCGAGGAGCTCGAGAAATCGAAGGCCGACTATCTTCTCAACGGCGAACGTCTCACGTACAACTTGCAGGTACTGCGGGAGCGCGTGAAGGAGAACCGTAGTGCACAGGCGAAGTACAAGAAAAAGATcgtgcggctgcaggagACGCTCGCGACGCTGCTCGCACGCCATCAGGACGTGGAGAAGCGGTTTCAGCGCACCAACAACGAGCTTAcaaagcagctgcaccgcttgAACCAGCAGTACACCGACACCCAAGTCAAGTTCGCCAAATTTGAGAGCAAGGATAAGATGAAGTACCGGCAGCTGTGGAAGCTTCACCACGACAAGTGCCAAATCCTTGCGCAAGAGTGCTTACAGGCGGATCGCGTTGTGTTTGAGGAGCTCCTGCAGATGCCATGGCAGCCGCCGGCATTGCGCTACTGGCCTCGCGAGGATATGGGGGTCGAAGCGCAGAAGGACGAGCTGGACGAGCGACCTGAAGAACCGCCGGATGTCGAGTTGTCAGAGGCAGCGCAGATGCTGTTCAGCATTCTCAAGTCGCAGGCGCGGTTCTTAGTGGACAGCAACGTGCACGATGCAATCCAGTCTCTGCAGGGCACGACGCAGGAACAGGCAGACGTGGAGGGCATTCTCACAACGTTGAGGCTCAACCGCACAAGCGACGTGGAGGACATGCTGGAGTACTTTGTAGTGGAAAACGAGGACGAGACGGTCGCACTTGTCAACCCACAAGAAGCACTCAAGGCTCTGCAGGCCTACCTTACTCACcgcgctgcggaggaggcgaaggcaaTGGCGACAAAAGGTGCAGAAGTGAAGAGCGCAGCGGCCAGCGAGACGCGGACAGCCGAAAAACGGCgtgcggcagagagggagtACTGGCGTAACATGGCCGAAACGGTCCCGAAGGATCACCTGCAGGTCTGGGAGACATTGGAGGATGGCCTCAGTCAgtacctcgcgcagctccagcaccgAAAACAACTCATCAGCGATACCGACACGATTCGTGCACAGAATAAGGAGCTCAAAGGTCTGATTCGCCAGTACATGGACAGCTCCATCAACTACGAGCTCTACGCCCCACCTCGGCTTGTCACACAGGTCATGTCCTATCCCTCAGCGCATCCCTAA
- a CDS encoding hypothetical protein (TriTrypDB/GeneDB-style sysID: LpmP.35.6790) → MAYRHGSHPCHGFDELAAAPAGRQCSVCKALSDGSDVRWFGCVASPCEFLLCEKCFTVQEELLAQPQVVIRNPMLDYDDGKAAVHTRPREQSYRLSPLYAGRLLRVVSTAADVSDPSREYYRIASGGWINRSHVVCVHPHPSPSMQLLSEVHLNNRKLGSDIASGAVSISVLYDLLHECMQTIDENEAYGIVMSALVMYPLLSTLEIHCCHFRTAPDPLPLVEYVHFVLHFVLTKLVERMDMEEAQFVFKLVDGAMAFLFGDVLARCLGAAYHLAFTWKVRLPSSFAYLVSRALATMDRLLRLLPEEASEQSPALCAPAVTLIHNSRSVERQRLGRLIITMTDMGSCLLQHCIRETRLDLDVLQPLRDQLCGDHRHHLSKVFCEALATMAEVDLLRVQRTYLHLDALEVVGGLAANSCLAESQVAVFRLVKYLAKQCPHNIAMLSAVLLDKLLKMLADTQSPAVYVEAMECFYEMAFNDPRIRGADAGASEMPQPQPHACTAHTGTSGGTAEKANTPYQLLCVYRLPFGGVLMPLCSYCAMHHPPSGGDLMERPQYAYFQCHCHHCSTVVTRSALQVPQLPTIPQTTALNILEEHLSKKAFALSAYLQIPQALNALGRLLLRVALQDEVLVRVIEELVRYPSLESVPYAALVVKANAHLPAVKQCLARYANTELSRYVHGTFEVATPAKNYVDETPAKSHQRSELGLSASPYTNSTVQSGSMYDMRGVFSCSRDGARGVQLFGAGASVEE, encoded by the coding sequence ATGGCATATCGTCACGGCTCGCACCCCTGCCATGGCTTTGAcgagctcgctgctgcaccggcagGGAGGCAGTGCTCTGTGTGCAAGGCGCTATCAGACGGCTCCGATGTGCGCTGGTTCGGCTGTGTGGCGTCTCCTTGTGAGTTCCTGTTGTGTGAAAAGTGTTTCACGGTGCAGGAAGAGCTTCTTGCGCAGCCTCAGGTGGTAATCCGCAACCCGATGCTCGACTACGACGATGGaaaggcagcagtgcacacTCGGCCACGCGAGCAGAGCTACCGTCTCTCGCCGCTCTATGCGGGACGACTACTACGGGTGGTGAGCACTGCCGCCGACGTGTCTGACCCTTCGAGAGAGTACTACCGTATTGCGTCCGGTGGCTGGATCAACCGGTCGCACGTTGTATGTGTGCACCCTCACCCGAGCCCCAGTATGCAGCTGCTTTCCGAAGTACACCTCAACAACCGCAAGCTCGGAAGCGATATTGCGAGTGGTGCGGTAAGTATCAGCGTCTTGTATGACTTGCTGCACGAGTGCATGCAGACGATTGACGAGAACGAGGCCTATGGCATTGTAATGAGCGCGCTCGTCATGTACCCGCTCTTGTCTACGCTGGAAATTCATTGCTGCCACTTCCGCACCGCACCGgacccgctgccgctggtagAGTACGTTCACTTTGTGCTGCACTTTGTGCTCACGAAGCTGGTAGAGCGCATGGACATGGAAGAGGCCCAATTTGTCTTCAAGCTCGTGGATGGCGCTATGGCGTTCCTCTTTGGCGATGTGCTGGCTCGCTGTCTTGGCGCCGCCTATCATCTCGCCTTCACCTGGAAGGTGCGACTGCCGTCCTCTTTTGCCTACCTCGTCTCTCGTGCGCTGGCGACCATGGACCGCCTCCTGCGGTTGCTCCCGGAAGAAGCGTCGGAGCAGTCACCCGCCCTCTGCGCGCCCGCCGTGACTTTGATCCATAACAGCAGAAGCGtagagcggcagcgactgGGCCGTCTCATCATCACCATGACAGATATGGGCAGCTgcttgctgcagcactgcatcCGCGAGACCCGCCTCGACCTCGATGTGCTGCAGCCACTCCGCGATCAGCTGTGCGGTGACCACCGGCATCACCTCTCCAAGGTGTTCTGCGAGGCACTGGCCACgatggcagaggtggacctgctgcgcgtgcagcgcACCTACCTTCACCTCGACGCTCTCGAGGTTGTGGGTGGCCTGGCGGCCAACTCATGTCTGGCCGAGTCCCAGGTAGCTGTTTTCCGCCTTGTGAAATATCTAGCCAAGCAGTGTCCACACAATATCGCGATGCTCAGCGCTGTTCTCTTAGATAAGCTACTCAAGATGCTTGCTGACACGCAGAGCCCCGCAGTCTatgtggaggcgatggagtGCTTTTATGAAATGGCCTTCAACGACCCTCGCATTCGTGGCGCCGATGCTGGCGCGAGTGAGATGCCGCAGCCCCAACCGCACGCCTGCACGGCACATACCGGCACCAGTggcggcacagcagagaaggCCAACACTCCCTATCAGTTGCTATGCGTGTACCGCCTGCCCTTCGGTGGTGTATTGATGCCCCTGTGCTCGTACTGTGCGATGCATCACCCGCCCAGCGGTGGTGATCTTATGGAGAGGCCACAATACGCGTACTTCCAGTGCCATTGTCACCACTGCTCCACGGTGGTCACCCGCAGCGCTCTCCAAGTACCACAATTGCCGACGATCCCCCAGACGACCGCACTCAACATACTGGAGGAGCATCTCTCTAAAAAGGCGTTTGCCCTCTCCGCCTATCTGCAGATACCGCAGGCGTTGAACGCGCTTGGCCGACTTCTCCTTCGCGTAGCGCTACAAGACGAAGTCCTGGTGCGCGTGATCGAGGAACTCGTGCGCTATCCCTCTCTTGAGTCGGTGCCCTACGCTGCCCTGGTGGTGAAGGCAAATGCGCACCTGCCTGCAGTGAAACAGTGCTTGGCCCGGTACGCCAACACGGAGCTGAGTCGGTACGTCCACGGCACCTTCGAAGTAGCCACCCCAGCCAAGAACTATGTAGACGAAACGCCGGCAAAGAGCCATCAGCGCAGCGAGCTCGGCCTTTCTGCCTCCCCCTACACGAACTCCACTGTACAGAGCGGATCAATGTACGACATGCGCGGCGTCTTTTCCTGCTCGCGTGACGGCGCGCGCGGTGTCCAGCTCTtcggcgctggcgcctcTGTGGAGGAGTAG
- a CDS encoding mitochondrial substrate/solute carrier, putative (TriTrypDB/GeneDB-style sysID: LpmP.35.6800) — MRSSNENVSGTTPQPSPRDILLEMSTVPRLYMTLELPPPPITSAVTRSWSDVDPLKLMMTFGATSFTYSLLGQPIFLVIARQQCCTTRVSATRVLQEVRQSHGIRGLYRGAGAAISGTVLSELVYYFLVEYWKEKLPLQEREWRSFGAGLLADLGSTPVFNPFAVVSQVQMVAGSSYSSEHNYMSAARTTVTLVREQGVSCLFRGTLLTLVVAPLTGAWWFVYESFKGLVYGAAPAIGARLSVLVPQSIQRWLPLCCTSATDNVLVNAGVGAAASTVIGVVMNPFYVLRLRLQVGKRIEGVRFPLLHIVNDVLKNEGVRALWKGLGGNLLVGVVGGCFFGFTYEGAKQFSDITQGG, encoded by the coding sequence ATGCGCTCTTCAAATGAGAATGTATCAGGTACCACCCCGCAACCCTCGCCGAGGGATATCCTGCTGGAGATGAGCACAGTACCGCGCCTATACATGACGCTTGagctgcctccgccacccATCACCTCTGCGGTGACGCGTTCCTGGTCGGATGTGGACCCGCTGAAGCTAATGATGACTTTcggcgccacctccttcacctACAGCCTCCTCGGGCAACCGATCTTTCTTGTTATTGCGCGGCAACAGTGCTGTACGACTCGTGTATCGGCGACCAGGGTGCTGCAGGAAGTTCGGCAGTCTCATGGCATCCGTGGCCTTTACCGCGGTGCAGGAGCGGCCATTTCGGGCACTGTGCTAAGTGAGCTTGTGTACTACTTCCTTGTCGAGTACTGGAAGGAAAAGCTACCGTTGCAGGAGCGAGAGTGGCGCAGTTTCGGCGCAGGCCTTCTAGCCGATCTGGGATCAACTCCTGTCTTCAACCCCTTTGCAGTAGTCTCGCAGGTGCAGATGGTGGCTGGCAGCTCCTACTCTAGCGAGCATAACTACATGTCCGCCGCGCGCACCACCGTAACACTGGTGCGCGAGCAAGGGGTGAGCTGCCTGTTTCGGGGGACGCTCCTGACGTTGGTCGTGGCCCCCCTCACCGGGGCGTGGTGGTTTGTGTACGAGTCCTTTAAGGGCCTCGTCTACGGCGCAGCCCCGGCGATAGGCGCACGGCTTTCTGTCCTGGTGCCGCAGTCTATCcagcggtggctgccgctctgctgtACCTCTGCGACTGATAACGTGCTCGTGAACGCAGGGGTTGGCGCCGCAGCAAGTACGGTGATTGGTGTTGTTATGAACCCTTTCTACGTGTTGCGGCTGCGCTTGCAGGTCGGTAAGCGTATCGAGGGGGTGCGcttcccgctgctgcacatcgtAAATGATGTGCTCAAGAACGAGGGTGTACGTGCACTGTGGAAGGGGCTGGGCGGAAATCTTCTGgtcggcgtcgtcggcggTTGCTTTTTTGGCTTTACCTACGAAGGCGCAAAGCAGTTCTCCGACATTACCCAGGGAGGTTAG
- the PGAM gene encoding 2,3-bisphosphoglycerate-independent phosphoglycerate mutase (TriTrypDB/GeneDB-style sysID: LpmP.35.6840), producing MSKLCLTPHAELPRRKLLIVVMDGVGMGPEDEYDAVHMAETPFMDAQRKNPRCFRTIRAHGTAVGLPTDADMGNSEVGHNALGAGRVALQGASLVDDALKSGDIYTSEGYRYLHGSFCKEGSTLHLIGLLSDGGVHSRDNQLYPIIEHAVKDGAKKIRVHVLYDGRDVPDGSSFRFTEELETVLAKVRQSGCDAQIASGGGRMFVTMDRYDADWRIVERGWRAQVLGDARHFHSAKEAITTFREEDAKVTDQYYPPFVVVDNHDKPLGTIEDGDAVLCFNFRGDRVIEMSRAFEDDDFNKFDRVRVPKVRYAGMMRYDGDLGIPNNFLVPPPKLACVSEEYLCGTGLNIFACSETQKFGHVTYFWNGNRSGKVDEVHETFKEVPSDRIQFNEKPKMKSAEITEMAIEALKSGKYDVVRINFPNGDMVGHTGDLKATIVSVETVDASLAKLKEAVDSVNGVFIVTADHGNSDDMAQRDKKGKPMKDEKGNVLPLTSHTLAPVPVFIGGAGLDPRVAMRTDLPKAGLANVTATFINLLGFEAPEGYEPSLIHVEH from the coding sequence ATGTCGAAGCTTTGTCTGACGCCTCACGCGGAACTCCCTCGCCGCAAGCTGCTGATTGTGGTGATGGATGGCGTCGGTATGGGCCCGGAAGATGAGTACGATGCGGTCCACATGGCCGAGACCCCGTTCATGGACGCTCAGCGCAAGAACCCCCGCTGCTTTCGCACCATCCGCGCGCACGGTACTGCCGTGGGCCTGCCTACAGATGCCGATATGGGCAACAGCGAGGTCGGCCACAACGCTCTCGGCGCTGGACGCGTGGCCCTCCAGGGTGCTTCCCTGGTCGACGACGCACTCAAGAGCGGCGACATCTACACCAGCGAGGGGTATCGCTACCTCCACGGCAGCTTCTGCAAGGAAGGTAGCACGCTGCACTTGATTGGTTTGCTAAGCGACGGTGGTGTACACTCGCGTGACAACCAGCTTTACCCCATCATCGAGCACGCCGTCAAGGATGGCGCTAAGAAGATTCGTGTGCACGTGCTCTACGATGGCCGAGACGTGCCCGATGGCTCCTCCTTCCGCTTCacagaggagctggagacggtgctggcgaagGTGCGTCAGAGCGGCTGCGATGCGCAGATAGctagcggtggtggccgcaTGTTCGTGACGATGGACCGCTACGACGCCGACTGGAGAATCGTGGAGCGCGGCTGGAGGGCGCAGGTCCTCGGTGACGCTCGCCACTTCCACAGCGCCAAGGAGGCCATCACGACGTTccgcgaggaggacgccaaGGTGACGGACCAGTACTACCCGCCCTTCGTCGTGGTTGACAACCACGACAAGCCGCTCGGCACTATcgaggacggcgacgctgtATTGTGCTTTAACTTTCGTGGCGATCGCGTGATTGAGATGTCGCGCGCTTTTGAGGATGATGACTTCAACAAGTTTGAccgcgtgcgcgtgccgaAGGTCCGCTACGCTGGTATGATGCGCTACGACGGAGACCTCGGCATCCCGAACAACTTTCTCGTACCGCCGCCGAAGCTGGCCTGTGTGAGCGAGGAGTACTTGTGCGGCACCGGGCTCAACATTTTCGCCTGCTCCGAGACGCAGAAGTTCGGCCACGTGACTTACTTCTGGAACGGCAACCGCAGCGGCAAGGTGGACGAGGTGCACGAGACCTTCAAAGAGGTGCCGAGCGACCGCATCCAGTTCAACGAGAAGCCGAAGATGAAGTCGGCAGAAATCACTGAAATGGCCATCGAGGCCTTGAAGAGCGGAAAGTATGATGTGGTGCGCATCAACTTCCCCAACGGCGACATGGTGGGCCACACGGGCGACCTCAAGGCCACCATTGTCAGCGTCGAGACGGTTGATGCGTCGTTGGCGAAGCtcaaggaggcggtggacaGTGTAAATGGCGTCTTCATCGTGACGGCTGACCACGGCAACTCCGACGACATGGCGCAGCGCGACAAGAAAGGGAAGCCGATGAAGGATGAGAAGGGAAACGTACTCCCTCTCACGTCTCACACCCTTGCCCCGGTTCCGGTGTTCATCGGTGGTGCGGGCCTCGATCCTCGCGTGGCGATGCGCACGGACCTGCCTAAGGCGGGTCTCGCGAATGTCACAGCCACCTTCATTAACCTGCTTGGCTTCGAGGCGCCGGAGGGCTACGAGCCCAGCTTGATCCACGTTGAACACTGA
- a CDS encoding hypothetical protein (TriTrypDB/GeneDB-style sysID: LpmP.35.6820), whose translation MRRGVVLLLGAERPLTPSSLLQTIRSDPGMTSTYYANRYFGENNVMHLNHLLWGVLKRNGKVDIDRSDGKDAAPRWYPLFSNPKRHQVRLHDADEEDLSFLQNAPSTAPTGPERPDHRLASVSRADSCELESTIIGLVQTVPGKDIHYYIMELPVKYQRSAPTAFKRLREAGLLMREFTPLGTYVWR comes from the coding sequence ATGAGGCGAGGCGTCGTGCTGCTTCTAGGGGCGGAGCGTCCACTGACCCCTAGCAGTCTGTTGCAGACCATCCGCAGCGATCCGGGGATGACAAGCACCTACTATGCCAATCGCTACTTCGGCGAAAACAATGTGATGCACCTGAACCACCTTCTCTGGGGTGTGCTGAAGCGCAATGGCAAGGTAGACATTgaccgcagcgacggcaaGGATGCTGCACCGCGCTGGTACCCGCTATTTTCGAACCCGAAGCGGCACCAGGTGCGACTCCACGACGCAGATGAGGAGGACCTGTCGTTTCTCCAGAACGCCCCATCGACGGCCCCAACGGGGCCCGAAAGGCCAGACCACCGTTTAGCGTCTGTTTCCCGCGCGGATTCCTGTGAGCTGGAGAGCACCATCATCGGTCTTGTGCAGACAGTCCCAGGTAAGGACATTCACTACTACATCATGGAGTTGCCTGTGAAGTACCAGCGCAGCGCCCCGACGGCGTTCAAGCGGCTGCGTGAGGCGGGGCTTCTGATGCGGGAGTTCACCCCCCTAGGCACCTATGTCTGGCGATAA
- a CDS encoding hypothetical protein (TriTrypDB/GeneDB-style sysID: LpmP.35.6810), giving the protein MVTFDSVPPDTPVIAAVPALVFRNVQTVVPFALQIFALVVYVIIMVSASHVHPRGVNAMLMIVVLCMLIASLLRRIAPYMFIEVGHHRYERVSSTVTRLLPNTGGSWVVMQTLAVVAVGHPLYLHLFTHYSEKGDLYALAMFGLPGTLGGLVFALCLGILIYVGLLAVVFGVLLLPAMGYNPFHVREPEDRMRAWIQLSSWFPLALLLLILFCAGRLLPCDGTHANYTATSPPYTCGSGAHWFAGVFAWLLIAVSFVGFDVGIGFLRMLGGNNVLYYALEPRLDGLFCELLAWALKVTAVATGFLTSLASYVITAVTFLGLFAFALRCHTATAESLEAILRWTMAVVVVTCVMSCFMSIGFIPAMMQGLLILLVWLLSVGCVVVLYHRRFGWRLFGSGDGVTADIIIL; this is encoded by the coding sequence ATGGTGACGTTCGACAGTGTGCCTCCTGACACCCCGGTGATCGCCGCAGTACCGGCGCTGGTCTTTCGCAATGTGCAAACTGTGGTGCCATTCGCGCTGCAAATCTTCGCACTTGTCGTGTACGTAATTATTATGGTCAGTGCCAGCCATGTCCACCCGCGCGGTGTTAACGCCATGCTCATGATCGTGGTGTTGTGCATGCTGATAGCCAGTCTGCTGAGGCGCATCGCGCCCTATATGTTTATCGAAGTCGGTCATCATCGCTACGAGCGTGTCTCGTCGACCGTTACGCGGCTGCTCCCCAACACGGGCGGGTCGTGGGTTGTGATGCAGACGCTGGCGGTTGTCGCAGTGGGGCACCCGTTGTATCTCCATCTCTTTACACACTACTCCGAAAAGGGAGACCTCTACGCCCTCGCAATGTTCGGCCTGCCCGGTACATTGGGTGGGCTCGTCTTCGCCCTCTGTCTCGGCATTTTGATTTACGTGGGGCTGTTGGCAGTCGTCTTTGGAGTTCTCCTCCTGCCCGCTATGGGCTACAACCCTTTTCACGTACGCGAGCCAGAGGACCGTATGCGGGCATGGATTCAACTCAGCTCCTGGTTTCCTCTAGCACTACTGCTGCTGATACTCTTCTGCGCCGGCCGTCTCTTGCCATGCGATGGAACGCATGCGAACTACACTGCAACCTCTCCTCCGTAtacctgcggcagcggtgcccaCTGGTTTGCTGGCGTCTTTGCTTGGCTCTTGATCGCCGTGTCTTTTGTAGGCTTCGACGTCGGCATCGGCTTCCTTCGGATGCTGGGTGGGAATAACGTGCTATACTACGCCCTGGAGCCTCGTCTTGACGGCCTCTTCTGCGAGTTGTTGGCGTGGGCGCTGAaggtgacggcggtggcaacggGGTTTCTGACCTCGCTGGCCTCCTACGTCATTACTGCGGTGACGTTCCTTGGTCTCTTTGCCTTTGCGCTGCGGTGTCACACCGCCACGGCGGAGTCATTGGAAGCGATTCTCCGATGGAccatggcggtggtggtggtgacgtgCGTGATGTCGTGCTTTATGTCCATCGGCTTCATTCCAGCAATGATGCAGGGGCTTCTTATCTTGCTAGTCTGGCTGCTCTCCGTAGGATGTGTCGTCGTGCTCTACCACCGCCGGTTTGGCTGGAGGCtcttcggcagcggcgacggtgtcACTGCAGACATTATCATTTTGTAG
- a CDS encoding hypothetical protein (TriTrypDB/GeneDB-style sysID: LpmP.35.6830), with translation MADLLSQLEQDFIAIQQADPSLADGSRLVYDREVPFELRAMRDGQSSAGSLEPMKVKVLTTGEERNLASLRVEVATESDIFFHYTCIINDQGFLRLREDQNLVCEFSEFLMTLLKMFNRCIREPGRFIAALLLGDDGTANLEFVENLEYKLVSVLVLPFRASPPEVVREQAQYRYSAVRARLDLVTEQIKHASPARR, from the coding sequence ATGGCGGACCTTCTATCCCAGCTGGAGCAGGACTTCATAGCGATACAGCAGGCGGACCCATCACTTGCGGATGGCTCGCGTCTTGTTTACGATCGTGAGGTGCCATTCGAATTGCGCGCCATGCGAGACGGCCAGTCCTCTGCTGGCTCTCTGGAGCCGATGAAGGTCAAGGTGCTCACCACTGGTGAAGAGCGCAACCTGGCTAGTCTTCGTGTAGAGGTGGCCACCGAGTCGGACATCTTCTTCCACTACACATGCATCATCAACGACCAGGGATTTCTGCGACTGCGCGAGGATCAGAACCTCGTTTGTGAGTTCTCCGAGTTCCTGATGACGCTGTTGAAGATGTTCAACCGATGCATCCGCGAGCCGGGTCGTTTCATCGCGGCACTCCTCCTCGGAGACGATGGCACCGCCAATTTGGAGTTTGTGGAAAACTTAGAGTACAAACTAGTCAGCGTTCTGGTGCTGCCGTTCCGCGCCTCCCCACCTGAGGTGGTTCGTGAGCAGGCACAGTACCGCTACAGCGCCGTCCGTGCACGACTCGATTTGGTCACGGAGCAGATCAAGCATGCGAGCCCTGCTCGCCGCTGA